The proteins below are encoded in one region of Garra rufa chromosome 12, GarRuf1.0, whole genome shotgun sequence:
- the lrrc8db gene encoding leucine rich repeat containing 8 VRAC subunit Db, producing the protein MFTLTEVASLNDIQPTYRILKPWWDVFMDYLGVVMLMLAIFAGTMQLTKDQVVCLPVLESLEDQTPVATERPPEKALGSGTGGGHVTLAAAPLASKEQTDSVVQHFPQSSAVRQPQPTGLRTNLDFQQYVFVNQMCYHVALPWYSKYFPYLALIHTIVLMVSSNFWFKYPKTSSKIEHFVSILGKCFESPWTTKALSETACEDSEENKQRLTGASTLPKHLSTSSEEGSPNQSTPMLAKSNIKFSAEKPVIEVPSMTILDKKDGEQAKALFEKVRKFRTHVEDSDMIYKLYVAQTIIKTVKFILILCYTMTFVTSIKFDHDCEPEIKHLTGYTKFKCTHNMAFMLKKLLVSYIVLIFVYGMVCIYTLFWLFRRPLKEYSFEKVREESSFSDIPDVKNDFAFLLHMVDQYDQLYSKRFGVFLSEVSENKLREISLNHEWTFEKLRQHVTRNAQDKLELHLFMLSGVPDAVFDLTDLEVLKLELIPEARITAKISQMINLHELHFYHCPAKVEQTAFSFLRDHLRCLHVKFTDVGEIPTWVYMLKNLRELYLVGNLNSENNKMIGLESLRDLRHLKILHLKSNLTKIPTNITDLSPHLIKLVVHNDGTKLLVLNSLKKMMNLAELELHNCELERIPHAIFSLTILQELDLKSNNIRTIEEVISFQHLKRLNCLKLWHNKIISIPLSISHVKNLEFLYLSHNKLETLPTTLFSLLKLRYLDVSHNSIVVIPPEVGFLQNLQHFAITGNKVEVVPKQLFKCTKLRTLSLGHNCISLLPEKIVQLLQLTHLELKGNCLDRLPAQLGQCRLLRRNGLIVEDHLFDSLPLEVKESISQETSATFANGV; encoded by the coding sequence ATGTTTACCCTCACAGAAGTTGCCTCTCTAAATGACATCCAGCCAACTTATCGGATACTGAAACCATGGTGGGACGTCTTTATGGATTACCTGGGTGTGGTCATGCTTATGCTGGCCATATTTGCCGGGACCATGCAGTTAACCAAAGATCAGGTGGTTTGCCTTCCTGTTCTGGAATCGTTGGAGGACCAAACCCCTGTGGCCACGGAAAGGCCACCAGAGAAAGCACTTGGCTCAGGGACAGGAGGAGGCCATGTGACATTGGCAGCTGCACCTTTAGCAAGCAAAGAACAAACCGACAGTGTTGTCCAACACTTCCCACAGTCGTCTGCTGTCAGGCAACCTCAGCCTACGGGTTTACGAACAAATCTGGATTTTCAGCAGTATGTCTTTGTTAATCAGATGTGCTACCATGTCGCCCTCCCATGGTATTCAAAATACTTTCCATATCTAGCTCTCATTCACACTATTGTTCTCATGGTGAGCAGTAACTTTTGGTTCAAGTATCCAAAGACCAGTTCCAAAATTGAGCATTTTGTGTCTATTTTGGGAAAGTGTTTCGAGTCCCCTTGGACAACCAAGGCATTGTCGGAAACAGCCTGTGAAGACTCTGAAGAGAATAAGCAGAGATTGACTGGAGCCTCCACGTTACCAAAGCATCTTTCAACCAGCAGTGAGGAGGGAAGTCCAAATCAGTCCACACCCATGCTTGCAAAATCTAACATTAAGTTTTCTGCAGAGAAGCCAGTCATCGAAGTTCCAAGTATGACTATACTGGATAAGAAAGATGGAGAGCAAGCTAAAGCACTTTTTGAGAAAGTCAGGAAGTTCCGCACGCATGTCGAAGACAGCGACATGATCTACAAACTCTATGTAGCgcaaacaataataaaaactgtCAAATTCATTCTGATTCTGTGCTACACCATGACCTTTGTCACATCCATTAAATTCGACCATGATTGTGAGCCTGAAATCAAGCATTTAACTGGATACACAAAATTTAAATGCACCCACAACATGGCTTTTATGTTGAAAAAACTTCTCGTTAGCTACATTGTCCTCATTTTCGTTTATGGCATGGTTTGCATCTACACTCTTTTTTGGTTGTTCAGGCGGCCTCTGAAAGAGTACTCTTTTGAGAAAGTCAGAGAAGAAAGCAGTTTTAGTGATATCCCAGATGTGAAGAATGACTTTGCTTTCCTCCTACACATGGTGGACCAGTATGACCAGCTGTACTCGAAACGTTTCGGCGTCTTTCTCTCAGAGGTAAGCGAGAACAAATTGCGGGAAATCAGCTTAAACCACGAATGGACCTTTGAGAAACTACGCCAACATGTGACTCGCAATGCGCAGGACAAGCTTGAGCTGCATCTTTTCATGCTCTCAGGTGTTCCTGATGCGGTTTTTGACCTCACTGATTTGGAAGTCCTGAAACTAGAACTCATCCCAGAGGCACGTATCACAGCGAAAATCTCCCAGATGATCAACCTCCACGAGTTGCACTTTTACCACTGCCCTGCCAAAGTCGAACAGACTGCGTTCAGTTTCCTCCGCGATCACCTCCGGTGCCTTCACGTCAAGTTTACGGATGTAGGAGAGATTCCCACTTGGGTTTACATGCTGAAGAACTTGAGAGAGCTCTACTTGGTGGGAAACCTGAACTCTGAGAATAACAAAATGATAGGATTGGAGTCCCTCAGGGACTTGAGGCATCTAAAGATCCTACATCTGAAGAGCAACCTTACCAAGATCCCGACTAACATCACAGACTTATCACCCCACCTGATCAAACTTGTGGTCCACAATGATGGTACTAAACTCTTGGTGTTGAACAGCTTGAAAAAGATGATGAACCTTGCTGAACTGGAACTGCACAATTGCGAACTGGAAAGGATACCGCATGCCATTTTTAGTTTGACCATCCTGCAAGAGTTGGACTTGAAATCGAACAATATCCGTACTATCGAAGAGGTCATCAGTTTCCAGCACCTTAAACGGCTTAACTGCCTCAAACTGTGGCATAACAAAATCATTTCCATTCCACTGTCCATAAGTCACGTCAAAAACCTAGAGTTCCTCTATCTGTCGCATAACAAACTGGAGACCTTGCCTACCACTCTGTTCAGTCTTCTCAAACTGAGATACCTTGATGTTAGTCACAACTCCATCGTGGTGATTCCTCCAGAGGTGGGGTTTCTCCAAAATCTACAgcactttgccatcacaggaaacaAGGTGGAAGTGGTACCCAAGCAGCTGTTCAAATGCACAAAGTTGCGTACCCTATCCCTTGGGCACAATTGCATCTCGTTGCTGCCCGAGAAAATCGTGCAGTTGCTGCAGCTTACTCATCTTGAGCTGAAGGGGAACTGCCTGGATCGCTTGCCCGCACAGCTTGGCCAGTGCCGACTCTTGCGGCGGAATGGCCTCATTGTGGAGGATCACCTTTTCGATTCACTGCCCCTAGAGGTCAAAGAGAGCATAAGTCAGGAAACCAGTGCTACTTTTGCTAACGGAGTGTGA